In one window of Tellurirhabdus rosea DNA:
- a CDS encoding alpha/beta hydrolase family protein has protein sequence MQRRFLYFFLLLLITILGPSDVRAQTDTFVVGDPLPDAPELAARGPYKVGVRTIQFVHSGQKDILKAKDGNVPTYDRKLTVEVWYPAQIPAGKTELTQYEQVMGLANNPSRPLVPYTFPGRALRDAEPDTREAAYPLVIVSHGYPGSRYLMTYLTENLASKGYVVVAIDHAESTYRDVANFASTLLNRPLDDLFVLDEMARLSAKNSKSFLSGLLNANNTALIGYSMGGYGALNVGGAGYSPQAVAFFGQMAGGSDALKVRAAGSPALTAAPDARIKAIVAFAPWGMERGVWDAEGLKGLRLPTLFIAGDKDDVSGYEKGIKAIYDGAVNADRYLLTYVNARHNVAPNAPAAAVMKPGLPINEYMHYAEPGWNERRINNINQHFVTAYIGLHLKGQDNRKYLDVPESITAGQWPGFKPRAVGLEMRHNEGQLRVKN, from the coding sequence ATGCAACGCCGCTTCCTTTACTTCTTCCTGCTATTACTTATTACCATTCTCGGGCCATCGGACGTCAGGGCCCAAACCGACACTTTCGTCGTCGGTGACCCGCTGCCCGACGCTCCCGAACTCGCCGCCCGCGGCCCGTACAAGGTTGGCGTCCGGACCATCCAGTTCGTTCATTCCGGCCAGAAGGATATTCTGAAAGCCAAAGACGGCAACGTGCCCACCTACGACCGCAAGCTGACCGTTGAAGTCTGGTATCCGGCCCAGATTCCGGCCGGGAAGACCGAACTGACCCAGTACGAGCAGGTGATGGGCCTGGCCAACAACCCGTCGCGGCCGCTGGTGCCGTACACCTTCCCCGGCCGGGCACTGCGCGATGCCGAACCCGACACCCGGGAAGCCGCCTACCCGCTGGTGATCGTGTCGCACGGCTACCCCGGCTCCCGTTACCTGATGACGTATCTGACCGAAAATCTGGCGTCCAAAGGGTATGTCGTGGTCGCCATCGACCATGCGGAATCCACCTACCGCGACGTGGCCAATTTTGCCAGTACGCTGCTCAATCGCCCGCTCGACGACCTGTTTGTGCTGGACGAAATGGCCCGTCTGAGCGCCAAAAACAGCAAGTCCTTTTTATCCGGCCTGCTCAATGCTAACAACACCGCGCTGATCGGTTACTCGATGGGCGGTTACGGGGCGCTGAATGTGGGCGGGGCGGGGTATAGCCCGCAGGCCGTCGCCTTTTTCGGGCAGATGGCGGGCGGCAGCGACGCCCTGAAAGTCCGCGCCGCCGGCTCTCCGGCTCTGACCGCGGCGCCTGATGCCCGAATCAAAGCCATTGTGGCCTTTGCTCCCTGGGGCATGGAGCGCGGCGTGTGGGATGCCGAGGGGCTAAAAGGACTGCGCCTTCCGACGCTGTTCATTGCGGGAGATAAAGACGACGTTTCGGGCTACGAAAAAGGCATTAAAGCCATTTACGACGGGGCCGTCAACGCCGACCGGTACCTGCTGACCTACGTCAACGCCCGGCACAACGTCGCGCCCAACGCCCCCGCCGCGGCGGTCATGAAGCCCGGTTTGCCGATCAACGAATACATGCATTACGCCGAACCGGGCTGGAACGAGCGGCGCATCAACAACATCAACCAGCACTTTGTCACGGCCTACATCGGCCTGCACCTGAAAGGCCAGGACAATCGCAAATACCTCGATGTGCCCGAAAGCATCACCGCCGGACAATGGCCCGGCTTCAAACCCCGCGCCGTCGGGCTGGAAATGCGACACAACGAAGGGCAATTAAGAGTTAAAAATTAA
- a CDS encoding helix-turn-helix transcriptional regulator: MFSQCPSDAPPVGPSPADPVTLTSTLLVSGIQLLTASLEADRVGSLFPDTGSSLIGCLFVYAGRLGIGPDGYLSAGQYGVLRLPFGGLTLHTPEASPCQLVVVGLEVALFRSLTGLPEPAGAQTEDLTLCPITPAMQQRLAALWQNQSADTAGRLFGEAHVLELLALHVTACRQDPEADSAFPDYEKLIEARRLLKTRYTAPPTLTELSRLVGLNEFKLKRGFKRLFQNTVYGWVLDYRLQQAHELLRSGGHSVSEVAYRVGYQHPAHFTTAFRKKFGLAPREVREPATGRD; this comes from the coding sequence ATGTTTTCACAATGCCCTTCCGACGCTCCGCCGGTCGGCCCCTCCCCGGCCGACCCGGTGACGCTGACGAGCACCCTTCTGGTGTCCGGCATTCAGCTGCTGACCGCTTCGCTGGAAGCAGACCGGGTAGGCAGCCTCTTTCCTGACACCGGGTCGTCCCTGATCGGATGCCTGTTTGTCTATGCTGGTCGGCTGGGTATCGGTCCCGACGGGTATCTGTCAGCCGGACAATACGGAGTGTTGCGGCTGCCTTTCGGCGGGCTGACTCTGCACACGCCGGAGGCAAGTCCGTGTCAGCTTGTTGTGGTGGGTCTGGAAGTCGCCCTGTTTCGAAGCCTGACCGGGCTGCCGGAGCCTGCCGGAGCGCAAACGGAGGACCTGACCCTTTGCCCGATTACCCCCGCCATGCAGCAGCGGCTTGCGGCGCTGTGGCAGAATCAGTCCGCCGACACCGCGGGCAGGCTTTTCGGAGAGGCTCACGTGCTCGAACTCCTGGCACTGCACGTCACCGCCTGCCGACAGGACCCGGAAGCCGACTCCGCCTTTCCGGACTACGAAAAACTGATTGAAGCGAGGCGGCTGCTAAAGACCCGCTATACCGCGCCCCCGACGCTGACCGAGCTGAGCCGCCTGGTGGGTCTGAACGAGTTCAAGCTTAAGAGAGGATTCAAACGGCTTTTTCAGAATACTGTGTACGGCTGGGTTCTGGATTACCGCCTGCAGCAGGCCCATGAGCTTCTGCGGTCCGGGGGGCATTCGGTCAGTGAGGTGGCTTACCGGGTGGGCTATCAGCACCCCGCCCATTTTACTACTGCTTTCCGGAAAAAATTTGGCCTGGCCCCGCGGGAAGTCAGGGAACCGGCAACGGGCAGGGATTAA
- a CDS encoding heme/hemin ABC transporter substrate-binding protein: MSKSMRIRMVLLVAVFLNLVGKGAAQTKAQPERIVSLNGTVTEIICALGLQNGLVGVDVTSTYPETVAKVPRVGHTRNMGAEAILALKPTLVVGTQSSGGLDVKPEVVRQLQGAGIKTLFFAQSYSPAGTKKLITDVATAFGQAGKASALTRKIDADLAKVRKLSRQPKVLFIYARGAGNMMVAGAGTSVEKIIQLAGGSNAVTGFENFKPLTAEALVTANPDVILLFTSGLESMGGLTGLLKVPGIAQTNAGRNRHVVEMDGQLLTGFGPRLGVAALELNQKISPDLALNH, encoded by the coding sequence ATGAGTAAATCGATGAGAATAAGGATGGTCCTGCTGGTCGCGGTTTTTCTGAATCTTGTCGGGAAGGGAGCGGCCCAGACGAAGGCCCAGCCGGAGCGCATCGTTTCCCTGAACGGAACCGTCACCGAGATCATCTGTGCGCTGGGGCTGCAAAATGGACTGGTGGGTGTGGACGTGACCAGCACCTATCCCGAAACGGTAGCGAAAGTGCCCAGAGTGGGACACACCCGAAACATGGGAGCGGAGGCAATTCTGGCCCTGAAGCCTACGCTGGTGGTCGGTACGCAGAGCAGCGGCGGCCTGGACGTCAAACCGGAAGTGGTTCGGCAGTTGCAGGGGGCGGGTATAAAGACCTTGTTTTTTGCGCAGAGCTATTCGCCCGCCGGAACGAAAAAGCTGATAACCGACGTAGCGACCGCCTTCGGACAGGCGGGCAAAGCCTCCGCCCTGACCCGCAAAATTGACGCGGATCTGGCTAAAGTCCGCAAACTGTCCCGCCAGCCGAAGGTGCTGTTCATTTATGCCCGCGGTGCCGGAAACATGATGGTCGCCGGGGCCGGTACGTCCGTCGAAAAGATCATTCAGCTGGCGGGCGGCAGCAATGCGGTGACCGGATTTGAAAACTTCAAGCCGCTGACGGCCGAGGCGCTGGTCACGGCCAACCCGGATGTCATTCTGCTGTTCACGAGCGGTCTGGAAAGCATGGGCGGGCTCACGGGGCTGCTGAAAGTGCCGGGGATAGCGCAGACCAACGCGGGCCGCAACCGCCACGTCGTTGAAATGGACGGGCAGTTGCTCACGGGCTTCGGTCCGCGTCTGGGCGTGGCCGCCCTCGAACTGAACCAGAAGATAAGCCCGGACCTGGCGCTGAACCATTAA
- a CDS encoding FecCD family ABC transporter permease, producing MMTNVQPVARPLPSEKPVLPVRSRGGWLSPSLGLLLGLVMAWSVGVGSVTITIPQVMTILLKPFGLALAPVEPQQEAILMVIRLPRVLLGVLVGAVLGVSGAAMQGLFRNPLADPGLIGISSGASLFAVLTIVFQVKLLPALSGQWGLYLLSLAAFVGAVLTTTLVYLLSRREGRVQVTTLLLAGVAVNALSGALTGLLIYLADEAQLRTITFWGLGSLGGANWEVVQVVAPFAALSLGLLPRLAKPLNAFALGESQATHLGINAGRLKRSVIVLATLGVGVSVAVAGAIGFVGLVIPHLVRLMAGADHRLVLPASALLGAIVLTGADLLARTLVTPAELPIGIITALIGTPVFLYMLIKKQPTVTT from the coding sequence ATGATGACCAACGTTCAACCAGTCGCCCGGCCCCTGCCTTCCGAAAAACCCGTGCTGCCGGTCCGTTCGCGGGGCGGGTGGCTGTCTCCTTCGCTGGGCCTGTTGCTCGGGCTGGTGATGGCCTGGTCGGTGGGGGTAGGATCGGTGACCATAACCATACCGCAGGTAATGACCATTCTTCTGAAGCCGTTTGGTCTGGCGCTGGCCCCTGTCGAGCCGCAACAGGAGGCCATTCTGATGGTCATTCGCCTGCCCCGCGTCCTGCTGGGCGTTCTGGTGGGGGCGGTGCTGGGCGTGTCGGGAGCGGCCATGCAGGGACTTTTCCGCAATCCGCTGGCCGACCCGGGGCTGATCGGCATTTCGTCGGGCGCGTCGCTGTTCGCCGTGCTGACCATTGTCTTTCAGGTCAAGCTCCTGCCGGCGCTTTCGGGGCAGTGGGGCCTTTATCTGCTTTCGCTGGCGGCGTTTGTGGGGGCGGTATTGACCACGACACTCGTTTACCTGCTTTCGCGGCGGGAAGGCCGCGTCCAGGTTACGACCCTGTTGCTGGCCGGAGTGGCCGTTAATGCACTCTCGGGCGCGTTGACGGGCCTGCTGATCTATCTGGCCGACGAGGCGCAGCTCCGCACCATCACGTTCTGGGGACTGGGCAGTCTGGGCGGGGCCAACTGGGAGGTGGTGCAGGTCGTCGCGCCGTTTGCCGCCTTATCGCTCGGGCTGCTGCCCCGGCTGGCCAAGCCCCTGAATGCCTTTGCCCTGGGCGAGAGTCAGGCAACCCACCTCGGGATCAACGCGGGCCGTCTCAAGCGCAGCGTCATTGTGCTGGCTACGCTGGGCGTCGGGGTATCGGTAGCGGTGGCGGGAGCCATCGGGTTTGTGGGGCTGGTGATTCCGCATCTGGTTCGCCTGATGGCCGGAGCCGACCATCGGCTGGTGCTGCCCGCCTCCGCCCTGCTGGGAGCCATCGTGCTGACGGGCGCCGACCTGCTGGCCCGTACGCTCGTGACCCCGGCCGAACTGCCCATTGGCATCATCACCGCTCTGATCGGCACGCCTGTTTTTCTGTACATGCTTATCAAAAAGCAACCCACCGTAACGACTTAA
- a CDS encoding heme ABC transporter ATP-binding protein translates to MLEATHITHQIGHRKLLDNVSLVARPGELVAIAGANGTGKSTLLKILSRELTPGRGLVSLDNRSVYQFSALQLARRRAVLAQQNPLAFPFSVYELVLMGRYPHFEGRPGAEDLAVVDHVMTLTGVTHLADRAVPTLSGGEQQRVHLAKVLAQLMAVDELTPPWTLVKTPRYLLLDEPTTGLDLYYQHGLLDIAKAMTRRGYGVVAILHDLNLIMQYADRVLLLKEGQPVGSGRPVSVLTPAAIQDAFRLSVEVIRPSEDEPPVIVPVRQPHFYSNTFKFS, encoded by the coding sequence ATGCTCGAAGCTACCCATATCACGCATCAGATTGGTCACCGCAAACTGCTGGATAACGTTTCGCTGGTGGCCCGACCGGGCGAACTGGTAGCCATTGCGGGTGCCAACGGAACCGGAAAGTCAACGCTGCTCAAAATCCTCAGCCGGGAACTGACGCCGGGCCGGGGCCTGGTTTCGCTGGACAATCGCTCGGTGTATCAGTTCAGCGCGCTGCAACTGGCCCGGCGCCGTGCCGTGCTGGCGCAGCAGAACCCGCTGGCGTTCCCGTTCAGCGTGTACGAACTGGTGCTGATGGGACGATACCCGCACTTTGAGGGCCGCCCCGGTGCCGAAGACCTGGCCGTGGTCGACCATGTGATGACCCTGACCGGCGTAACGCATCTGGCCGACCGCGCCGTTCCGACGCTGTCGGGGGGCGAACAGCAGCGGGTTCATCTGGCAAAGGTGCTGGCCCAGCTGATGGCGGTCGATGAACTGACGCCCCCGTGGACGCTGGTGAAAACGCCCCGGTATCTGCTGCTCGACGAACCCACTACCGGCCTGGACCTCTACTACCAGCACGGCCTGCTCGACATTGCCAAAGCCATGACCCGGCGCGGGTACGGCGTGGTGGCGATCCTCCACGATCTGAACCTGATTATGCAGTACGCCGACCGGGTGCTGCTGCTCAAGGAAGGGCAGCCCGTGGGATCGGGGCGGCCGGTGTCGGTCCTCACGCCGGCGGCCATCCAGGACGCTTTCCGGCTCTCGGTAGAGGTGATTCGGCCCTCGGAAGACGAGCCGCCCGTCATCGTGCCGGTCCGGCAACCTCATTTTTATTCAAACACCTTCAAATTTTCCTGA
- a CDS encoding hemin-degrading factor — translation MITAIPDLKKQYAAFRAENPTVRIREAASRLGVSEAELVATGLGETATRLQGDFCQLLQEVPSLGYVMALTRNNSVVHERKGVYQDVSFNGPMGLVLGEDIDLRLFMTHWKLGFAVNENNRHSLQFFTADGEAIHKIYLTEQSDRMAYDRLVANFRAEDPSAPLEIAPRPEPTAETPDSAIAVAEFQEGWRTLQDTHDFFGLTRTYKVSRLQAMRLAPEGYAIPTTLTRVKQVLHRATDLALPVMIFVGNRGCIQIHTGPVHKLVPTGPWFNVLDPEFNLHLREDHVASAWVVKKPTTEGIVTSLELFDAEGGQIALIFGKRKPGIPENQLWRNVVAELAES, via the coding sequence ATGATAACGGCAATTCCCGACTTGAAGAAACAGTACGCGGCTTTCCGGGCCGAAAACCCGACCGTCCGCATCCGCGAGGCCGCCAGCCGACTGGGCGTTAGTGAAGCCGAACTGGTAGCGACCGGCCTCGGCGAAACAGCGACGCGGCTCCAGGGCGATTTCTGCCAGCTGCTCCAGGAGGTGCCCTCGCTGGGGTATGTCATGGCGCTCACCCGCAACAACAGCGTCGTTCACGAACGCAAGGGCGTTTACCAGGACGTTTCGTTCAACGGTCCTATGGGGCTTGTGCTGGGCGAAGACATCGATTTACGCCTGTTTATGACGCATTGGAAACTGGGCTTTGCCGTGAACGAAAACAACCGGCACAGCCTTCAGTTTTTCACGGCCGACGGAGAGGCCATTCACAAAATCTACCTGACCGAACAGAGCGACCGGATGGCCTACGACCGACTCGTGGCGAATTTCCGGGCGGAAGACCCGTCTGCCCCGCTGGAGATTGCCCCGCGCCCCGAACCGACCGCCGAAACGCCCGACAGCGCCATTGCCGTGGCCGAGTTTCAGGAAGGCTGGCGGACGCTACAGGATACGCACGATTTCTTCGGCCTGACCCGTACGTACAAGGTTTCGCGGCTTCAGGCGATGCGGCTCGCACCGGAAGGCTACGCCATTCCCACCACTTTGACCAGGGTGAAACAGGTACTGCACCGGGCGACCGACCTTGCCCTGCCGGTGATGATTTTCGTCGGCAACCGGGGATGCATCCAGATTCATACCGGGCCGGTGCACAAGCTGGTGCCGACAGGGCCCTGGTTCAACGTCCTCGATCCCGAATTCAACCTGCATCTGCGCGAAGACCATGTCGCCTCGGCCTGGGTCGTCAAAAAGCCCACGACCGAAGGCATCGTGACGAGCCTCGAACTGTTCGACGCGGAGGGAGGCCAGATTGCCCTGATCTTTGGGAAACGGAAACCGGGTATTCCCGAAAATCAGCTTTGGCGGAATGTGGTGGCTGAACTGGCCGAGTCGTGA
- a CDS encoding TonB-dependent receptor plug domain-containing protein codes for MLTAACFLALMTAPPDSIGRDSLKRHLLNEVVVTATRTERPMGALPMPVTLIGREQIRQMGSLRLNDVLQEQTGLAITHDHGQGLQVQGFGPEYTLILLDGEPLVGRTAGTLELGRLAVGNIKQIEIVKGPSSSLYGSEAMAGVVNIITENPARTRATLAARYGANRTSDLTGDVSLWQGKIGLYAFGNRYQSAGYDLTPETFGQTVSPFQNYTFSGRLTAELSSRLKLSLSGRFFGERQDNTLEIAPGVAVAGPGRVTDRNLNPVLTHRLTDAWKITYRYYSTFYRTETSLAYTDRGQVYDESFFRQTFNRPEIQVDHRLSEKHLLTLGGGWIAESVEATRYTDRRSFTSRYGFFQYEWMPTGRWDVILGGRYDAHSQYAAQFSPKASARYELGKTLAVRGSTGVGFKAPDFRQLYLNFDNGVVGYSVFGTQELAASLERLQRQGQIAEVLSDPAAFGNLRAESSVAYNLGLTADFDRRYNLPVTASLNVFRNDIRDLIETRAVALKTNGQSVFSYTNLNRVFTQGAELEATYRLTLGAGRLNVQSGYQFLTAKDKTVARQVARGEVFRRDRIDGPPATLVTTRVSPRDYGGLFNRSRHMANLKLFYELPEKGFSVNLRGIYRGRYGFADRNGNVILDADNEYVQGYTLWNLAVSKTLKSFTLQTGVDNLTGHTDPQYIPNLAGRLWYASLRWAFEGASKSINP; via the coding sequence ATGCTGACCGCTGCCTGCTTCCTGGCGCTGATGACCGCCCCGCCCGACTCCATCGGACGCGATAGTCTGAAACGCCACCTCCTGAATGAAGTGGTGGTGACCGCCACCCGCACCGAACGGCCTATGGGAGCCCTGCCCATGCCCGTAACGCTGATCGGGCGCGAACAGATTCGGCAGATGGGCTCCCTGCGCCTGAACGACGTATTGCAGGAACAGACCGGCCTTGCTATCACCCACGACCACGGGCAGGGGTTGCAGGTGCAGGGATTCGGACCTGAGTATACGCTCATTCTGCTTGACGGCGAACCGCTGGTAGGACGCACCGCCGGGACGCTCGAACTGGGTCGGCTGGCCGTGGGCAACATCAAACAGATTGAGATCGTGAAAGGGCCGTCGTCGAGCCTGTACGGCTCGGAGGCGATGGCGGGGGTTGTCAACATCATCACCGAAAACCCGGCCCGGACGCGGGCGACGCTGGCGGCCCGGTACGGAGCCAACCGGACAAGCGACCTGACGGGCGACGTTTCGCTTTGGCAGGGAAAAATCGGACTTTACGCCTTCGGAAACCGCTACCAGTCGGCCGGGTACGACCTGACGCCCGAAACCTTCGGACAAACGGTGTCGCCGTTTCAGAACTACACCTTCAGCGGACGCCTGACGGCCGAATTGTCTTCGCGGCTGAAGCTGAGTTTGTCGGGACGGTTTTTTGGGGAACGACAGGACAACACGCTGGAAATTGCGCCCGGCGTGGCCGTGGCCGGACCGGGACGCGTTACCGACCGCAACCTGAATCCGGTGCTGACGCATCGCCTGACGGACGCGTGGAAGATTACGTACCGCTACTACAGCACTTTTTACCGGACTGAAACCAGCCTGGCCTATACCGACCGGGGGCAGGTGTACGACGAAAGCTTTTTTCGCCAGACGTTCAACCGGCCCGAAATTCAGGTTGACCACCGGCTGAGCGAAAAACACCTGCTGACGCTGGGAGGCGGGTGGATTGCCGAAAGTGTGGAAGCCACCCGCTACACCGACCGCCGGTCTTTCACCAGCCGATACGGCTTTTTTCAGTACGAGTGGATGCCGACCGGCCGCTGGGACGTGATTCTGGGCGGGCGTTACGACGCTCATTCGCAATACGCCGCCCAGTTTAGTCCGAAGGCGTCGGCCCGGTACGAACTGGGCAAAACGCTGGCCGTGCGGGGCAGCACGGGCGTCGGCTTCAAAGCCCCCGATTTTCGGCAGTTGTACCTCAACTTCGACAACGGGGTGGTCGGTTACAGCGTCTTCGGCACGCAGGAACTGGCCGCCAGCCTCGAACGCCTGCAACGGCAGGGCCAGATTGCCGAGGTCTTGTCCGACCCGGCCGCTTTCGGGAACCTCCGGGCCGAGAGTTCGGTGGCTTACAACCTGGGTCTCACGGCCGATTTCGACCGGCGATATAACTTACCCGTAACGGCGAGCCTCAACGTGTTCCGCAACGACATCCGCGACCTGATCGAAACCCGGGCGGTGGCCCTGAAAACCAACGGGCAGAGCGTGTTCAGCTACACCAACCTGAACCGGGTGTTTACGCAGGGCGCCGAACTGGAAGCCACCTATCGGCTGACGCTGGGAGCCGGGCGCCTGAACGTGCAGAGCGGGTACCAGTTCCTGACGGCAAAAGACAAAACGGTAGCCCGGCAGGTGGCCCGCGGAGAAGTGTTTCGCCGGGACCGGATCGACGGACCGCCCGCTACGCTGGTGACCACCCGGGTCAGCCCCCGCGACTATGGCGGGCTTTTTAACCGGTCGCGCCACATGGCCAACCTCAAGCTGTTTTACGAACTGCCCGAAAAAGGCTTTTCCGTCAACCTGAGAGGCATTTATCGCGGGCGATACGGCTTCGCCGACCGGAATGGCAACGTCATTCTGGATGCCGATAACGAATACGTGCAGGGCTATACGCTCTGGAATCTGGCCGTCAGCAAAACGCTTAAATCATTCACGCTCCAAACGGGGGTCGATAACCTGACGGGGCATACCGATCCGCAGTACATTCCCAATCTGGCCGGGCGGCTCTGGTATGCCTCGCTGCGCTGGGCCTTCGAAGGAGCTTCAAAATCAATTAATCCGTAA
- a CDS encoding HmuY family protein: protein MQSLKTTLVAALALSALFGCESNTSQTVEPVKSVTIKDLPADPAKIDPQTGQSIGATGKFTLVSLKNGLQVPNSDSATNKWDIGFRATTLIVNGGKLRTGQGGAFIYTGTFDELKAVPAGTTFATDESSTQLAIPTGSGKGWYNYANTLISPIPGRVLLIRTGDGKYAKVEILSYYKNAPAQPDMTSEGRYYTFRYVYQPDGSTNLN, encoded by the coding sequence ATGCAATCCCTTAAAACAACACTGGTTGCCGCGCTGGCACTGTCTGCCCTGTTCGGCTGTGAGTCCAACACTTCTCAAACGGTAGAGCCAGTAAAGTCCGTCACGATCAAAGACCTTCCCGCCGACCCCGCCAAGATTGACCCGCAAACCGGACAGTCCATCGGAGCAACCGGCAAGTTTACGTTAGTGAGCCTGAAAAATGGCCTTCAGGTACCCAACAGTGATTCGGCGACCAACAAATGGGACATCGGTTTCCGGGCGACTACCCTCATTGTCAACGGCGGAAAGCTGCGAACGGGGCAGGGCGGAGCCTTCATTTACACCGGCACCTTCGACGAACTCAAAGCCGTACCGGCCGGAACCACCTTTGCCACCGACGAAAGCAGCACGCAGCTGGCTATTCCGACCGGGTCGGGCAAGGGCTGGTATAATTACGCCAACACCCTCATTTCGCCCATTCCCGGCCGGGTGCTGCTGATTCGGACCGGCGACGGAAAATACGCCAAAGTCGAGATTCTGAGTTACTACAAAAATGCCCCGGCCCAGCCGGATATGACCAGCGAGGGGCGGTATTACACCTTCCGGTATGTGTACCAGCCGGACGGCAGCACCAACCTGAATTAA
- a CDS encoding DEAD/DEAH box helicase, translating to MTFSSLGLADPLLKAVEEQQYTRPYPIQQQAIPAILRGRDIFGIAKTGTGKTAAYVLPILQMLLRHDLQRNRAVKALVLVPTRELAVQVAEVFDALSAHMPRRVKTVPVYGGVSINPQQIALRNAEIVVATPGRLIDLLENNALRISTIEMLVLDEADKMLDLGFAEEMAWIFNRVPQTRQTLLFSATLKDTIQEINDKMLHGAVKIEIEEEEANLEQIRQLAYRVSAEQKGPFLRYLIKKEDMKQVLVFVSSTRTADNVVGKLVKNGIQALAIHGQKTQGGRLEALRQFKSGKLTVLVATDLLARGIDIEELPYVINYELPRSPKDYIHRIGRTGRAEAVGTAISLITPDDEHHFRVIQKKMKKRVDLLETTDTDLQGY from the coding sequence ATGACATTTTCATCCCTCGGACTCGCCGATCCGCTGCTCAAAGCCGTGGAGGAACAACAATATACGCGCCCTTACCCCATCCAGCAACAGGCCATTCCGGCCATTCTGCGGGGGCGGGACATTTTCGGGATTGCCAAAACCGGTACGGGCAAAACGGCGGCCTACGTGCTGCCGATTCTCCAGATGCTGCTGCGCCACGACCTGCAACGCAACCGGGCCGTGAAAGCGCTGGTGCTGGTACCCACCCGCGAACTGGCGGTGCAGGTCGCCGAAGTGTTTGACGCCCTCAGCGCCCACATGCCGCGCCGGGTCAAAACGGTGCCGGTCTACGGCGGGGTGTCCATCAACCCCCAGCAAATTGCCCTGCGCAACGCCGAAATCGTGGTGGCGACGCCCGGCCGCCTCATCGACCTGCTCGAAAACAACGCCCTGCGCATCAGCACCATCGAAATGCTCGTGCTCGACGAAGCCGACAAAATGCTCGACCTCGGGTTTGCCGAGGAAATGGCCTGGATTTTCAACCGGGTGCCGCAGACCCGGCAGACGCTGCTGTTCTCGGCCACCCTGAAAGACACCATTCAGGAGATCAACGACAAAATGCTGCACGGCGCGGTCAAAATCGAAATCGAAGAGGAAGAAGCCAATCTGGAGCAGATCCGGCAGCTTGCCTACCGCGTTTCGGCGGAGCAGAAAGGGCCGTTCCTGCGCTACCTCATCAAAAAAGAAGACATGAAGCAGGTGCTGGTGTTTGTCTCTTCCACCCGCACGGCGGACAATGTGGTCGGCAAACTGGTCAAAAACGGCATCCAGGCGCTGGCCATTCACGGCCAGAAAACGCAGGGCGGCCGCCTGGAAGCCCTCCGCCAGTTTAAATCGGGCAAACTGACGGTTCTGGTGGCGACCGACCTGCTGGCGCGGGGCATCGACATTGAGGAACTGCCGTACGTCATCAACTACGAACTGCCCCGTTCGCCAAAAGATTACATTCACCGCATCGGCCGGACGGGTCGGGCCGAGGCCGTGGGCACCGCCATTTCGCTCATCACACCCGACGACGAACACCATTTCCGGGTGATTCAGAAAAAGATGAAAAAGCGGGTAGACCTGCTCGAAACGACGGATACCGACCTGCAGGGCTATTAA